The stretch of DNA CTCAATCCTGCCCTACGACGAGATCCCTTTGAGACACACTTTATCCAACATCACATAGTTCACCTTGCATACTCTCAACTCATACATAAACTCTCTTCCATAACTTGTCCCCTCTACCATCACCTACCCCCGATCATGGATTATTCATCTTTTATAGGATCTCAGTTGTTTTCCGTCAAGGGCAGGGTAGGTTcactcatcctctccccgCCCTTCGTCCATCGCGGTCCTGcatgctcatcatcaactcCAAAGACTTGCATCGTAACTGGCGGTGGCACTGGTATGTACGCCAGGCCTTCGGATGAGGAAAGTCATTGCTGACTGCGCCATAAGGTATCGGCAAAGGAATAGCCGCTGCCCTTATCTTGAATGGCGCCAAAGTTTGTTCTGACCTTTTACGATGGACGGCACGAATACTCATTGTCTTATAGGTGTTCATCATTGGCCGTCGCCTCAATGTCATTCAGGAGACTGCGAATGAACTCACAAATGCAGCTGTTAGGGCTCAGTCTGAGGGACAATGTATTCCCGTTGAAGGCGACGTAGCAACTAAGCAAGGAGTTAGCGACATCTACGAGAAGATCGTCAATCTCACTGATCGAGTACGTTCAGCGATGTCACTTTGAATAGTTACTGATCATCAAACAGCTCGACTATCTTGTTAACAACGCAGGCTTCTCTGCAAATTGGCGCAAACAATGCCCTGACTTGGTAGGCTACGTAAATGTGTACGCTAATTGAAGATCCTGACTTTTACAGAATGACCCCATCGGTCTCGAAGAGCAGCTCTGGTCTATTGAGGAGTCAGTGATTCCTATGACCTAAGGGATTAGTCTTCTTATGGTGATTCGTCTGCAGCTCTGACTTTGCCAATATGACTGCTATCCATTGTGCCGGACCCTACTTCCTTGCCGTCAAATGTATACCTCTGTTCAAAAACTCGGACAACCCTTCTGTCTGCAACATTACATCTTTGGCTGCCCACTTCTTTAATCGGTGAGACATTCAGCTGACAACACCATGTCAACTGACAAGCGCTGACATGTACCGAACAGTGCCGTCTGCGAATACTCATATGGCCAATCCAAAGCTGCTGAAGTACATCTCACTCGCCTCATGGCCGCCGGCCTCCTCCCCTACAAAATCAGGTGTAACTCTGTGTGCCCCGGTATGTCTTTGTCTGTTCTGCCGTGGAATATGTGGACTTATTGGAGTCCATAAGGTCTTTTTCGATCTCAGCTTACCACTGGCACTACTGATCTTGATGCACCCCTCTGGCCTCCTATGCAGCGCGCTACCGAAGAAGCAATCCCCGCTCGGTGAGTCGTTAATTACAATAATAACCTTAGCTTGCTCATTTGACCTGAAAACAGGCGTGTGGGCAAGTGGGAGGAGATTGCAGGTGCCGTATTGATGCTTGCTTCCCCCGCTGGAGCTTACTTCAATGAAGCTGAGCGTGAGTCTGGAACCTTCTTTCGTTTTGCAAGCAGGCAGAAAAAAAACTGACGGTCAAGAAGTTATAATCGACGGTGGATGGCGCTTGGTGAGCCTTCATCAGGATTTTCATGTGCCTCGCAGGTCGAGAGCTGACAACACTCCTTCTCAAGTGTGCATCTGCCAAAGATGTCAAATAGCAAGTTGCTACAAATGGCCATCTCAAATGGCATGATGCCAAGCAAAGTTTGCATAAGTGTAAATCAACATGGTCGTACGACTTTTTGTTGCTTGTGAATGTTGGCTTGATGAATATTTTACATAATGATATGGTGAGACAGCTAAGTGGATACATGGGTACAATCACACATCCATCTTTGACCGTTGCGATTGCCACCACTTGCCAAGGGCGTTTGCAGCATCTACTACTGGCCCCTCACCGTTGAACACTCGCGCGTTCTCCAACATGAGCTCTACATCCTCGTCTACCTGCTTGGCGGTCTGATATTGGCCTTTCTCCAGTTTTAACTTGATAAGCCCAAGATCTCGAGCGTCTTCTGGAGGGATGCTACAGGAAAACAATTAAGAATCGATTGATTGTATGCCGGATAGCAGATAATGAGCTCACATGTCAAAATACTGAGGGATGCCAAGAGCAACGGGGTCGACTAGAAAAGTAACGTTCAGCTTTCACTTCCAAACccgagaagagggaagacaCACCCGCGAGACGGAACCACTCGCTCAAAGGATTTTTTAATGCCTGATTCAGCATTGACACCATTGACtttttctcatctccaGTCATCTTCGAAGAGACTGTCTTAGGCCAGTCTCTCCAATAtacctcttcaaccttGTCCGCTAACGCCGTAATCTCTCCAGGCGGGTTGAATTGCCGGCAGCTTGCAAGTCATCAGTTTAATAGCGAAAGAGATTCAAGTAACTCACTTTGCAAACACAAGCTCAATATCACGCGCAAACTGGCCCATCGTCTTGTACTTCTTTTGATCGATCTTTTTACCTATGGTACCAAGATCCATGGGGTGTTTTATCTCATCGAGATATCTGAGTTGCATCAGCAACCGCCACCTTTTCACAAATTTCAATACTCACGTTGGACATCCATCCAAAATAGGGTCGACGGGCCGCAGGAACTAAATAACAATTGATAAATGCAAGATTCAGTATGCGATACTGACATAACGTACCAGGATAGCAGAGGGTTCTTTTTGCAACGTTGTCAATAATGCCTTCGCCCTCTTTGCCTTGAATGACATGGAATTTGATTTTGTAGGTGGCAAATcggaaggaggttgaggctGGGCGGAAACGACAGTGGAAGGCGCGATAGGCGAAGGAACAAGTGTTTGAGATACTGAAGGCTGCTCTGCAGGAACAGGCGGCCTTGGCACCGGCGATGATGAACTCCCACTTTGTACCTTgatttttgcctttttgaCGCTCGGCTTTTCGTTACTCGACGATGGCGCAGCAGAGGATTCTTTGGAAGTCGTGCTTTTGGAGATCTTTGAGGAAACCGGCaacttgctcttctttgtgGGTTGTTTTGGTTCTTCAAGAAGATCTGTCAGGGGGTCATTCGTCGCAGCTTCACTACCCATTGCGTCCACTTCTGCTCCCAGTAAGTCATCGAGATTACTTTTGCTAGTCTCTCCGGGCTCTTTACGCTTCTTTGCttgcttttccttcttttcctctgtCGCGGGGGGTCTTGCTATAGACGCTTTTTTGGCGATAGGcagaggaggtggtggcaTTACAGGCGCAGGAGCAGGGTCGATTGTGACACTTTTCGGCGGTTTGACTTTAACCTTTACAGAGGTGCTTGCGGTTGGTTCAGCTTGCGGTAGCGGCGGAGGGGGCATAGCTTTCGAAGGGGTTGTCGCATGGCTTGATCGTTGAGCGGATAAAGTATTCTCAGTCTTGGCCCATACTGAGATGAGAAAATATCAGCATTACCGCCCGATTTTGTCTTATTCCACTTACAAGTATTGAACAGCTTCTCGAATGCCTCTCCAGCTTTCCTTACTGGACTTGTAGGGGTGGCATTGTAGGTGTAACAATTTGCGATAATAAGGCGTATATCTGAGACAAAGTCTTGCCGATTGGTATACATGCCATTATCCAATTTTGCGCGGATTGTGGAAAGATCCATAGGCTTTTTGATTACCGTCAAGTAACTGCAATACAATTAATGAGCAATTGTTTTCCTTTAATCCATGTGGATACAACACTCACTCTGGCGCATTATCCCTAACGGGGTCAACCGGttgtcggaagaagaaactcCTCTTATCGGCAACCTACAATACAATCAGCAAGGCGGCCCCTGAAAGGCCCAGAAGAACAGCTCACGAGTTTGTTCAAAGCGATAGCAATAGCTTTAAAGTCATTATCTGATAAGCCTTTTCGTTGAGCTTTCGGAgcgtccttcttcttgtgaGTATTAGGTGTAGGAGCATTAGGGTTGAGAACAATTTTGGCGGCAGTACGTGGAGTGACAACGGGGTTTTCAGGAGCAGGAAACCCGTAGCCTGAATATACAATTCAGCATGTTTTACTTTTCAATCAGAGAGTAACATGATCCATACCTTGCGAATCGGACACAATCTCGGCACTTGGCATGCTAATCCTGATTTTGGGTGGTTGAGGTGCCGTAGGCGTCTCCACAGTCGGTGTAGAGAGAGTGATGAGATTTCCCGGTTGAGGTTCGGATGTACTCGAGGCGATAATCTCTGCAACTTTTAAAAGCGCGAAACGCACTTCTGGGTCGGGCATCGTAAAGCTTTCGCTGCAGCGCTTGTCAGTGCAGAGCCAAAATACGCCTAAAAACGTGCGGCACTCACATGAGACTATCTTGCACCAGTCGCTTCACCTCTAGCTTTGCGCCGAAATCCTTTCTCAGCGCTTTGACAATGGCGTTATTCTGCCCCTCTGTCCTTTGCTCTCTCATCTGATCCGTCTCATTTGTTACGTCGACCACGCCGGGTAGCGGCAGAGCACCTGTGATCTCTCCCAAAGCGAGAGATACGAGAATAGACTCGGAAAGATTTCGGGCCACGAAACGACGAATTGTCAAAGACTGGTCGTTTGCAATCACGTCGAGCAAGTACTTGTCGACGGCGGGACTTCTTCCGGGAGGTttgcaaaggagaagaccaTCAAATGCGACCATGCGGATTGCCTCAAAGTTTCCCTCTCTGTTTCACGATTATTAGCCATGGTCCGAGTCGATCAATATTACACTGACCTCGTGTAGCTCAAAAGTTCCCGAGAATCGTTTGTCCTTTGGCCAGCAAGGATGGATTTCATTTGTGCTTCCAAACCAGCTTTCGTCACCACATTATGGTAACTTGGCACCAGTCTGTCTACTGTCATCGCCCTGTCCAAGACGTCCGTTGCCTCTTTTTGCAGCAATTGCTCAGATTCAATCTCTGTTTCGGACAGCATCCCTTGAGCGGCAGAGCCCACTGTAAACGCATTCGAGATGGCGGTTATGACAGCTGCGAGATAAAATGAATCAGAGTACTTGAAAACAATGTCAGCCATCTTTGATATTCGCAATTCGAAATAATTCCCCTCCGCACCTGATTGGACGTGTTATCGTTAAGGCGTAGTAAATCAAGCAAGGTTATGCGAACATGTCTCCATACCGCCCTCGTCGCGGGATCTCTCAGATCGGCCATGGCAGCGATCAAACTCTGTCATATCGTTAGCACAATGTCACACTCAGCAAGGGCTCATTGCCTTTACCTTTTTGACAAAGTAGTCGGCGAAATTGGAAAAATCATTCGGCAGCGGGCGACATTGGATTTCAGGAGGCTCCGTCTCATTTCCAGACGATGGTTGGCAATAAAATGCTTGGAAAAGTTTCATGATGAGAAAGTAGCCAATGTAGTCGCATTCAGAACTGTTATACTGTTGGGAAAGTTTTAGTTATCAGGGGTACGTAGCCCTAGGACGGAACATACCATGGCCAAAGCCCTTGCTGCTTCCATTCTAACTCTGTAAAAGTAATTCTTCACCAAGACTGTTCGTGCCAATTCACTGGCTATTACCGGCGACGGGTACATTCGCATGTTTTGGATGGCCTGGGTTACGGTTAGCATGCTGACTAGAGCAGCCAGTCACTGACAAAGTCGCTGCCACTCACCTCCAGCTGAGCAATGACATCCCTGTCTCCTTGCAACTGACTTATCCAACACCACGGCTTTTCTGCAAATTCGAATATTGCCAACCACTCGCAATCCGGATCGACCCTTATCCATtcatatcctccaccctcGCCCAGCATCGCAttcgcttctccttctccccattCTGCCACTTTCCACCGCCTAcgctcctcctcatcatcccacGGTGGATAGGCAAATACACCGGCTCGATCGGCAGCTTCCaatttggcttcttcctcgtcatcgttTGATGGTTCATTCGCAGCATCGAGAGCATCTTGCATCTTGTTGAATCGCGCTGCGATGTGGCCTGACCGACGTGTACGTTTGTACTTTGTGTTGAAGGGGAGCGGGAAAGTTTTTTGCGGCGTTTTTATATCGATAAGATGTTCAAAAGGCGCACCATCCGCTTCGTGAATGCGGACTGTCAAGCTACCTTCGAAAAACGGTGTCGGTCTCCTCCAGACAGCCACCTTTCTCTGCTTCTCGCTCATCTCATTGATTGCCTCCACCGCGGGCTGGGTTTGGGATACCATGAACTCGACTGTGAACTTTTTCTTGATGAAATTCGTTCTGACTGACAGTCGGGGGCACCCGCTCCCAAAAATCCATTGATCTTGAAAAGTCTGCAGGTCGAGACCCGAGACTTTACGACACTGACGAAGGAAATAGGATGTGGTAAGAGTATTGCCCGGCAAATCGTCTGACAAGGCGGCCATGAGGATTCTCGGAATAACCTGTGACAACCCGAGAGAGGTCCCGGCCTTGGCCAGGTGCCTATCGAGGATGTGTAACACGAGGGGCGCCTTGATGTTGATAAAGGCCGTAGTTGCAGAGTCTGGAGGATCGACCTGGCCCGGCACACATAATGGCCATTGAGCACCTTGATCTTGCATGACGCACCTGTCaatgtccttcttcaacctgAAGCGATACTCATTGTTTCCTAACAAGTGGCGAATGAATTGACCGAGTATATAAAGAGCAAGACCGTTGACGATCCAGGTGTCAGAATAATTACGCTGGATGATGTTGATACCAATCCATTGTTGTATAAGAGCAAGAGATAGGGTTTGGCGAACGCTAATGGCCTGTTCAATGACGGATGGTGGATGCAAAAGGTCAGAGGACGCAATAGCGAGTGTTGCTGATGTTGAGCATTCACTTCGAGGATTGCTGACAAACACGACTTTGAAATCGGTGAAGGGGTATGAACCGAGCTCAGTGGTGAAAGCCATGACTCttggaaggaaagaggtcgAATTTGCGAGCAGATCAAGATCGCCAGGAAGACAGAAGCCCAGTATGGGCTTATGGCTCTCGTCTGCCGAAATGCAGTGCATCTGGAACGGCCCCGCGGCGAATGAAATGTGCTGGACAGATGTCGGATTGGTTTGAAGGTAGTAAAATATCACTTTGTGAGGATCATGGGGATGGGTTATCTGATCGTACGTCAGCGACACCCTACGATATGATGAAAGGCACTCACTTGCTCCATGAGCTCTCCACTGCTGACCACCATTACGGGATATCCCTCTTCGCCATCAAGTGGCTCGCCTCCTTCCAAGTACCTGGGCACAACAAACTCGAGTTCCCAAGTACATCGTTCAAACAGACTGTCGATACATGGCGTCCAGACTCTTGCAGAATTATACGTCGTGGGCGAGAGGAACATGTGGGGAATTTGCTGGGAAACGTCAGCTTGTATCGCGCAAGCCTATCTCTACGGGAACATACGTATTCGTTACCGCCATCGCCAGGGCGTCTAAACACGATGCCTTCAATGACATCCCCGCCGACCACGAGCTGGTAGTCGATCCGTACCTGGATGGGCGCAAACGTGACCTGCGGCTCCCGGCCTGCAATGTTCTGGCTTTCCACCAGCCGCACCCACCCGCCTGACACGGAGATGGCCAGTTCGC from Cryptococcus neoformans var. neoformans B-3501A chromosome 7, whole genome shotgun sequence encodes:
- a CDS encoding hypothetical protein (HMMPfam hit to adh_short, short chain dehydrogenase, score: 107.2, E(): 3.9e-29), whose product is MDYSSFIGSQLFSVKGRTCIVTGGGTGIGKGIAAALILNGAKVFIIGRRLNVIQETANELTNAAVRAQSEGQCIPVEGDVATKQGVSDIYEKIVNLTDRLDYLVNNAGFSANWRKQCPDLNDPIGLEEQLWSIEDSDFANMTAIHCAGPYFLAVKCIPLFKNSDNPSVCNITSLAAHFFNRAVCEYSYGQSKAAEVHLTRLMAAGLLPYKIRCNSVCPGLFRSQLTTGTTDLDAPLWPPMQRATEEAIPARRVGKWEEIAGAVLMLASPAGAYFNEAEQVIIDGGWRLCASAKDVK
- a CDS encoding hypothetical protein (HMMPfam hit to Bromodomain, Bromodomain, score: 238.9, E(): 9e-69) — protein: MADEPLATWFTLTHQRNVLHLDFRGVITASAFLTVQPTNPSLQAIYLHASPHLHIHSVFLSSPTPSEPLLATPASFALSNPYQPLPVREPPIDIKSHPEIKRKTWAAMGESDEGELAISVSGGWVRLVESQNIAGREPQVTFAPIQVRIDYQLVVGGDVIEGIVFRRPGDGGNEYQIPHMFLSPTTYNSARVWTPCIDSLFERCTWELEFVVPRYLEGGEPLDGEEGYPVMVVSSGELMEQITHPHDPHKVIFYYLQTNPTSVQHISFAAGPFQMHCISADESHKPILGFCLPGDLDLLANSTSFLPRVMAFTTELGSYPFTDFKVVFVSNPRSECSTSATLAIASSDLLHPPSVIEQAISVRQTLSLALIQQWIGINIIQRNYSDTWIVNGLALYILGQFIRHLLGNNEYRFRLKKDIDRCVMQDQGAQWPLCVPGQVDPPDSATTAFINIKAPLVLHILDRHLAKAGTSLGLSQVIPRILMAALSDDLPGNTLTTSYFLRQCRKVSGLDLQTFQDQWIFGSGCPRLSVRTNFIKKKFTVEFMVSQTQPAVEAINEMSEKQRKVAVWRRPTPFFEGSLTVRIHEADGAPFEHLIDIKTPQKTFPLPFNTKYKRTRRSGHIAARFNKMQDALDAANEPSNDDEEEAKLEAADRAGVFAYPPWDDEEERRRWKVAEWGEGEANAMLGEGGGYEWIRVDPDCEWLAIFEFAEKPWCWISQLQGDRDVIAQLEAIQNMRMYPSPVIASELARTVLVKNYFYRVRMEAARALAMYNSSECDYIGYFLIMKLFQAFYCQPSSGNETEPPEIQCRPLPNDFSNFADYFVKKSLIAAMADLRDPATRAVWRHVRITLLDLLRLNDNTSNQYSDSFYLAAVITAISNAFTVGSAAQGMLSETEIESEQLLQKEATDVLDRAMTVDRLVPSYHNVVTKAGLEAQMKSILAGQRTNDSRELLSYTREGNFEAIRMVAFDGLLLCKPPGRSPAVDKYLLDVIANDQSLTIRRFVARNLSESILVSLALGEITGALPLPGVVDVTNETDQMREQRTEGQNNAIVKALRKDFGAKLEVKRLVQDSLIESFTMPDPEVRFALLKVAEIIASSTSEPQPGNLITLSTPTVETPTAPQPPKIRISMPSAEIVSDSQGYGFPAPENPVVTPRTAAKIVLNPNAPTPNTHKKKDAPKAQRKGLSDNDFKAIAIALNKLVADKRSFFFRQPVDPVRDNAPDYLTVIKKPMDLSTIRAKLDNGMYTNRQDFVSDIRLIIANCYTYNATPTSPVRKAGEAFEKLFNTLWAKTENTLSAQRSSHATTPSKAMPPPPLPQAEPTASTSVKVKVKPPKSVTIDPAPAPVMPPPPLPIAKKASIARPPATEEKKEKQAKKRKEPGETSKSNLDDLLGAEVDAMGSEAATNDPLTDLLEEPKQPTKKSKLPVSSKISKSTTSKESSAAPSSSNEKPSVKKAKIKVQSGSSSSPVPRPPVPAEQPSVSQTLVPSPIAPSTVVSAQPQPPSDLPPTKSNSMSFKAKRAKALLTTLQKEPSAILFLRPVDPILDGCPTYLDEIKHPMDLGTIGKKIDQKKYKTMGQFARDIELVFANCRQFNPPGEITALADKVEEVYWRDWPKTVSSKMTGDEKKSMVSMLNQALKNPLSEWFRLAVDPVALGIPQYFDIIPPEDARDLGLIKLKLEKGQYQTAKQVDEDVELMLENARVFNGEGPVVDAANALGKWWQSQRSKMDV